One segment of Rosa chinensis cultivar Old Blush chromosome 6, RchiOBHm-V2, whole genome shotgun sequence DNA contains the following:
- the LOC112170396 gene encoding preprotein translocase subunit SCY2, chloroplastic, with protein sequence MEATLLSSQRFQPQLFPSKFRGSDTPICCPRLVRTKANFVSLKTNPSQLCSTNSILASRSLFSRVSTRVSAKFSNQFRNEYTDVEATAAESLNLEVVPPRPNGGRGVVTQDEIGDSGGAEARPVMFRNRFLDFVRISSVINNAAESFFKSEIRRRLFVTAVLIVISRVGYFIPLPGFDRRLIPQDYLSFVSGSVDELGDFTAELKMSLFQLGISPQIIASIIMQVLCYVVPSLVKLRKEGLDGQEKIKSYIWWMSLGFAIVEAVILACYSLPYSIYVASHRVKHVMLTSMLLVCGAMTMTWICDTITESGFGQGSSLIICVQILIGYTETLYKMLTQLSGSSVSWWPYLFGVLGVFTIVTMWAVVVTEGCRKIKLQYYGFKLASAARDDSPITEVEPYIPFTINPAGMQPVLTTTYLLAFPSILASLLGSSFWEHVKEILNPDTSIGAAPWVYYTIYAFFVFLFNIFDIANLPKEIADYLNKMGARIPNIKPGKATIEYLTKIQASTRFWGGVLLSILATTSSILDHYLRNINAGFSIGLTSVLIIVGSIIELRRSYQAYNVMPSLSKALRRYGV encoded by the exons ATGGAAGCCACTCTTCTCAGCTCTCAACGCTTCCAGCCCCAACTCTTCCCCTCTAAATTTCGAG GTTCTGATACTCCAATTTGTTGCCCACGCTTAGTTAGAACCAAAGCCAACTTTGTTTCCCTCAAGACCAATCCTTCACAATTATGCAGCACAAATTCAATTTTGGCAAGCAGGTCTTTATTCTCCAGAGTAAGCACAAGAGTGTCTGCTAAGTTTTCGAACCAATTCCGAAATGAATATACCGATGTTGAGGCCACAGCTGCAGAATCTTTAAATCTTGAAGTTGTTCCGCCGAGGCCGAATGGCGGGAGAGGTGTTGTTACGCAGGATGAGATTGGCGACTCCGGTGGTGCGGAGGCGAGACCTGTAATGTTTAGGAACAGGTTTCTGGATTTTGTGAGGATAAGTTCAGTGATTAATAATGCTGCTGAGTCGTTCTTCAAGAGTGAGATTAGGAGGAGGTTGTTTGTGACGGCAGTGCTGATTGTGATTAGTCGTGTCGGTTATTTCATTCCTCTGCCTGGGTTTGATAGAAGGTTGATACCTCAGGATTATCTCAGCTTTGTCTCGGGATCAGTTG ATGAGCTCGGCGATTTTACAGCAGAGCTTAAAATGTCCTTGTTCCAGCTTGGAATCAGTCCTCAAATTATAGCATCGATTATCATGCAG GTACTCTGTTATGTCGTCCCCTCCCTAGTAAAGCTGCGGAAAGAAGGCTTAGATGGTCAAGAGAAGATTAAGAGTTATAT ATGGTGGATGTCTCTTGGCTTTGCAATTGTGGAGGCTGTGATACTTGCTTGTTATTCACTTCCCTATTCAATCTATGTAGCTAGCCACAG GGTCAAGCATGTGATGCTGACAAGTATGTTATTGGTCTGTGGTGCAATGACAATGACGTGGATATGTGATACCATTACAGAATCTGGATTCG GCCAAGGTTCATCTTTAATAATATGTGTGCAAATATTGATTGGCTACACAGAGACATTATACAAAATGTTGACCCAGCTTTCAG GAAGTTCTGTAAGTTGGTGGCCATACTTATTTGGAGTATTGGGCGTTTTCACTATAGTCACTATGTGGGCAGTTGTGGTAACTGAAGGATGCAGGAAGATAAAGCTTCAGTACTACGGTTTTAAGCTGGCTTCTGCTGCAAG GGATGACTCACCTATTACTGAAGTGGAGCCCTATATACCTTTTACTATTAATCCAGCAGGAATGCAGCCTGTTCTCACAACTACTTATCTCTTGGCATTTCCCAGCATTCTTGCAAG TCTTCTTGGTTCGTCTTTCTGGGAGCATGTTAAGGAGATATTGAACCCTGATACTTCTATTGGTGCAGCGCCTTGGGTGTACTACACAATATATGcgttttttgtctttttattcaatatatttgacata GCCAACTTGCCCAAGGAAATTGCTGACTACTTAAATAAGATGGGTGCAAGGATACCAAATATAAAACCTGGAAAGGCTACGATTGAATATCTCACAAAGATTCAGGCATCAACACGTTTTTGGG GTGGTGTATTGTTAAGCATCTTAGCAACAACATCAAGCATACTTGATCATTATTTACGTAACATCAATGCGGGATTTTCAATCGGGTTGACATCAGTCTTAATAATA